One segment of Amycolatopsis alba DSM 44262 DNA contains the following:
- a CDS encoding putative cobaltochelatase, protein MKPYPFTAVVGMSDLRLALVLSSISPAVGGVLVRGEKGTAKSTMVRALAGLLPGVDVVDACRFSCDPVEPDPACPDGPHAEGSAAHRRPARLVELPVGAAEDRVIGSLNLERALADGVTDFQPGLLAAAHRGLLYVDEVNLLHDHLVDTLLDAAAMGRATVEREGVSVSHAARFVLIGTMNPEEGELRPQLLDRFGLTVEVASSRDPELRVEVVRRRLAYEADPDGFAGQYAAADAELAADIEAAQRLLPSVKLPDDALRQIAEVCASFEVDGMRADIVTARTAVAHAAWAGRTEVTTEDVRVAARLALPHRRRRNPFDAPGISEEQLEQALQDAEPEGPGPEDDGPGSGTPPPPSEGEAPSSEGAQEPSGGGQSGGDQKPVGAGEAFRARRFEVKGTGEGAAGRRSRAITDNGRTIGVQPAGTKDGHPHLLATVRAAAPHQRSRGRSGAGLVVRPQDLRFARREGREGNLVLFCVDASGSMGARQRMREVKTAVLSLLLDAYQRRDKVGLVTFRASGAELALPPTISVDAAASRLDGLATGGRTPLAEGLLEAARVLRIEAVRDPLRRPLLVVVTDGRATSGADAVQRAQQAAGLLAGNVTSVVMDCESGKMRLGLAADLAEHLGAEHVPVTEVAADTLAGAVRTRISGRAA, encoded by the coding sequence GTGAAGCCGTACCCGTTCACCGCCGTTGTGGGGATGTCGGATCTGCGCCTGGCGCTGGTGCTTTCCTCCATCTCGCCCGCCGTCGGCGGGGTGCTCGTGCGCGGGGAGAAGGGCACGGCGAAATCCACGATGGTCCGGGCGCTGGCCGGTCTGCTGCCCGGCGTCGACGTCGTGGACGCGTGCCGGTTCTCCTGCGACCCCGTCGAACCCGACCCGGCCTGCCCGGACGGCCCGCACGCCGAGGGCTCGGCCGCGCACCGCCGTCCCGCGCGGCTGGTGGAACTGCCGGTGGGCGCGGCGGAGGACCGCGTGATCGGCTCGCTGAACCTGGAGCGCGCGCTCGCCGACGGCGTCACCGATTTCCAGCCCGGCCTGCTCGCGGCCGCGCATCGCGGGCTGCTGTACGTGGACGAGGTCAACCTCCTGCACGACCACCTGGTCGACACGCTGCTCGACGCCGCCGCCATGGGCCGCGCGACCGTCGAACGCGAGGGTGTCTCGGTGTCGCACGCCGCCCGGTTCGTCCTGATCGGCACGATGAACCCCGAGGAAGGCGAACTGCGCCCGCAGCTGCTGGACCGCTTCGGGCTCACCGTCGAGGTCGCGTCCAGCCGGGATCCTGAACTGCGCGTCGAGGTCGTCCGGCGGCGGCTCGCCTACGAGGCGGATCCCGACGGTTTCGCCGGCCAGTACGCCGCGGCCGACGCCGAACTGGCGGCCGACATCGAGGCGGCACAACGACTTCTGCCGTCGGTCAAGCTGCCGGACGACGCGCTGCGGCAGATCGCCGAGGTCTGTGCCTCGTTCGAGGTCGACGGTATGCGCGCGGACATCGTGACCGCGCGGACCGCGGTCGCGCACGCCGCCTGGGCCGGGCGGACCGAGGTGACCACCGAGGACGTCCGGGTCGCGGCCCGGCTCGCGCTGCCGCACCGCCGTCGCCGCAATCCCTTCGACGCGCCAGGAATCTCCGAGGAGCAGCTGGAGCAGGCGTTGCAGGACGCCGAGCCTGAAGGTCCCGGCCCGGAAGACGACGGCCCTGGCTCGGGCACCCCGCCGCCCCCCTCAGAGGGCGAAGCTCCGTCGTCGGAAGGCGCCCAGGAACCCTCGGGCGGGGGCCAGAGCGGCGGTGACCAGAAGCCGGTCGGCGCCGGGGAAGCCTTTCGTGCCAGGCGTTTCGAGGTGAAGGGCACCGGTGAGGGCGCCGCCGGGCGGCGGTCCCGCGCGATCACCGACAACGGGCGGACCATCGGCGTCCAGCCCGCCGGGACCAAGGACGGGCATCCGCATCTGCTCGCGACCGTGCGCGCGGCCGCGCCGCACCAGCGGTCCCGCGGCCGCAGCGGCGCCGGGCTCGTGGTGCGGCCGCAGGATCTGCGCTTCGCCCGGCGTGAGGGACGCGAAGGCAACCTCGTGCTGTTCTGCGTCGATGCGTCCGGCTCGATGGGCGCGCGTCAGCGGATGCGCGAGGTCAAGACCGCCGTTCTGTCCTTGCTGCTCGACGCCTACCAGCGCCGCGACAAGGTGGGCCTGGTGACCTTCCGCGCCTCCGGTGCCGAACTCGCGCTTCCGCCGACCATCAGCGTCGACGCCGCCGCGTCCCGTTTGGACGGTCTCGCGACTGGTGGCCGCACGCCGCTGGCCGAGGGACTCCTCGAAGCGGCACGGGTGCTGCGGATCGAAGCGGTCCGGGATCCGCTGCGACGTCCGCTGCTCGTCGTCGTCACCGACGGCCGGGCGACCAGCGGCGCCGACGCCGTCCAGCGGGCACAGCAGGCGGCCGGTTTGCTGGCCGGGAACGTGACGTCGGTCGTGATGGACTGTGAGAGCGGCAAAATGCGCCTCGGGCTCGCCGCGGACCTCGCGGAACACCTTGGCGCGGAACATGTCCCGGTCACCGAGGTCGCCGCCGACACGCTCGCGGGTGCCGTCCGCACGCGGATCTCCGGGAGGGCCGCGTAA
- the cobO gene encoding cob(I)yrinic acid a,c-diamide adenosyltransferase → MPQGKPETVPNDGLTTRQRRNRPLLAVHTGEMKGKSTAAFGMALRAWNQGWSIGVFQFVKSAKWRVGEEAAFRALGKLHEDTGQGGAVEWHKMGEGWSWARKAGSDEDHAANAREGWAEIKRRLSAETHDFYVLDEFSYLLKWGWLEVDDVVSTLTARPGHQHVVITGRYAPPELIEAADLVTEMTKVKHPMDAGQKGQRGIEW, encoded by the coding sequence ATGCCACAGGGCAAACCGGAAACGGTGCCGAACGACGGTCTCACCACCCGTCAGCGTCGCAACCGTCCCTTGCTCGCCGTGCACACCGGCGAGATGAAGGGGAAATCCACGGCCGCGTTCGGGATGGCGTTGCGGGCGTGGAACCAGGGCTGGTCGATCGGCGTGTTCCAGTTCGTGAAATCGGCGAAATGGCGGGTCGGCGAGGAAGCCGCGTTCCGCGCGCTCGGCAAGCTGCACGAGGACACCGGCCAGGGCGGCGCTGTCGAGTGGCACAAGATGGGCGAGGGCTGGAGCTGGGCGCGCAAGGCCGGGTCCGACGAGGATCACGCCGCCAACGCCCGCGAGGGCTGGGCCGAGATCAAACGCCGTCTCTCCGCCGAAACCCACGACTTCTACGTCCTCGACGAGTTCAGCTACCTGCTGAAATGGGGCTGGCTCGAAGTGGACGACGTCGTCTCCACGCTGACCGCGCGTCCAGGGCACCAGCATGTCGTGATCACCGGCCGGTACGCGCCGCCGGAGCTGATCGAGGCCGCGGACCTGGTCACCGAGATGACCAAGGTGAAGCATCCGATGGACGCCGGGCAAAAAGGCCAGCGGGGCATCGAATGGTGA
- a CDS encoding cobyrinate a,c-diamide synthase, which translates to MVNRVVIAAPGSGHGKTTIAAGLMAALRARGLKVSGHKVGPDFIDPSYHALATGRPARNLDPFLQGEDQLIPLLRHGSAGADIAIIEGVMGLFDGALGTEGYASTAHVARLLDAPVVLVVDASAASRSVAATVLGFAQYDTRVRLAGVILNKLGSQRHADEIVTALEATGVPLLGTLYRNEEIHAPSRHLGLVPAAERASESERLLPELAGWISDGVDLGAVVQIASSAPRLSGEPWRPPLAHEGRRSVVAVAAGPAFTFRYTEADELLSAAGVDVVEVDPLQDKELPEGCAGLYFGGGFPEVHAEELSANVPLRTAVARAIGDGMPVVAECAGLLYLCQDIDGMPMTGVLDASATMTKRGKLGYRKAFSPADTVLTVAGQRVTGHEFHRTIVEPGSGPTPAWGWDRTPDGFASASLHASYLHVHWAGYPELAERFAAAVRAHG; encoded by the coding sequence ATGGTGAATCGCGTGGTCATCGCCGCGCCCGGTTCCGGGCACGGCAAGACCACGATCGCCGCGGGCCTGATGGCGGCGTTGCGCGCGCGAGGACTGAAGGTGTCCGGGCACAAGGTCGGCCCCGACTTCATCGACCCGAGCTACCACGCCCTCGCGACCGGGCGGCCCGCCCGCAACCTCGACCCGTTCCTGCAGGGTGAAGACCAGCTGATCCCGTTGCTGCGGCACGGTTCCGCCGGGGCCGACATCGCGATCATCGAGGGCGTGATGGGCCTGTTCGACGGGGCGCTGGGCACCGAGGGTTACGCCTCGACGGCGCATGTCGCGCGGCTGCTGGACGCCCCGGTGGTGCTCGTCGTGGACGCCTCGGCGGCGTCGCGCAGTGTCGCCGCGACCGTGCTCGGTTTCGCGCAGTACGACACCCGCGTCCGGCTCGCCGGGGTGATCCTCAACAAACTGGGCTCGCAGCGGCACGCGGACGAGATCGTCACCGCGCTGGAAGCGACCGGGGTCCCGCTGCTGGGAACGTTGTACCGCAACGAAGAGATCCACGCGCCCAGCCGTCACCTCGGCCTCGTCCCGGCGGCCGAACGCGCGAGCGAGTCGGAGCGGCTCCTGCCGGAGCTGGCGGGCTGGATCAGCGACGGTGTCGACCTCGGCGCCGTCGTCCAGATCGCCAGCTCGGCGCCCCGGCTTTCCGGGGAACCTTGGCGGCCGCCGCTCGCCCACGAGGGACGGCGTTCGGTCGTCGCCGTCGCGGCCGGTCCGGCGTTCACCTTCCGCTACACCGAGGCCGACGAACTGCTGTCCGCCGCCGGCGTCGATGTCGTCGAGGTGGATCCCTTGCAGGACAAGGAACTTCCGGAGGGTTGCGCCGGGCTGTACTTCGGCGGCGGCTTCCCCGAGGTGCACGCCGAAGAGCTGTCGGCGAACGTGCCGTTGCGGACGGCGGTGGCGCGCGCGATCGGCGACGGAATGCCCGTCGTCGCCGAATGCGCCGGCCTGCTGTACCTGTGCCAGGACATCGACGGGATGCCGATGACCGGCGTCCTCGACGCCTCCGCCACCATGACCAAACGCGGGAAACTCGGCTACCGCAAGGCTTTCTCGCCCGCGGACACCGTGCTGACCGTCGCCGGGCAACGCGTCACCGGGCACGAGTTCCATCGCACGATCGTCGAACCCGGCAGCGGCCCGACCCCGGCCTGGGGCTGGGACCGCACGCCCGACGGCTTCGCGTCGGCGTCGCTGCACGCGTCCTACCTGCACGTCCACTGGGCGGGCTACCCCGAACTCGCCGAGCGGTTCGCCGCCGCGGTGCGGGCCCATGGCTGA
- the cobC gene encoding Rv2231c family pyridoxal phosphate-dependent protein CobC, producing the protein MADYDLWHHGDREVGEGLVDLAVNVRLPAPPAWLRAELAAALDDLAAYPDVTAAVSSVAARHGLPESQVLVTSGAAEAFTLLATALRPRHAVVVHPQFTEPEAALRAAGHPVHRVLLSPDDGFRLGGVPEDADLVFVGNPTNPTSVLHPAADLLALRRPGRLVVVDEAFLDAVPGEVESVAGQPDFVVLRSLTKTWGIAGLRAGYVLADESVVDTLRAVQPPWSVSSLAAVAVVACCRPAALEEAEKLAAAAESDREYLVSGLTALGVEVLGEPRGPFVLVRLPGADGVRERLRDNGFAVRRGDTFPGLDARYLRIAVRDRETVDRFLAALALEVR; encoded by the coding sequence ATGGCTGACTACGACCTCTGGCACCACGGAGACCGCGAGGTCGGCGAAGGGCTCGTCGATCTCGCGGTCAACGTCCGGCTCCCGGCGCCGCCTGCCTGGCTGCGCGCCGAACTGGCGGCGGCACTGGACGACCTGGCCGCGTACCCGGACGTCACCGCCGCTGTGTCGTCGGTGGCCGCCCGGCACGGGCTGCCGGAGTCCCAAGTGCTGGTGACCTCGGGCGCGGCCGAGGCCTTCACCTTGCTGGCCACGGCGTTGCGGCCCCGGCACGCGGTGGTCGTGCATCCGCAGTTCACCGAACCCGAAGCCGCTCTGCGCGCGGCCGGTCATCCCGTGCACCGTGTTCTCCTGTCACCCGACGACGGTTTCCGGCTGGGCGGCGTTCCGGAGGACGCGGACCTGGTGTTCGTCGGGAATCCCACGAACCCGACTTCGGTGCTGCACCCGGCCGCGGACCTGCTCGCCTTGCGGCGTCCCGGCCGCCTGGTGGTCGTCGACGAAGCCTTCCTCGACGCCGTCCCCGGCGAGGTCGAGAGCGTCGCGGGACAACCGGATTTCGTCGTTCTCCGTAGCCTGACGAAGACCTGGGGGATCGCCGGGCTGCGCGCCGGGTACGTCCTGGCGGACGAGTCCGTTGTGGACACTCTGCGCGCCGTCCAGCCGCCTTGGTCGGTGTCGTCGCTGGCCGCCGTCGCCGTGGTGGCGTGCTGCCGTCCGGCGGCGTTGGAGGAGGCCGAGAAGCTGGCGGCCGCCGCGGAATCCGACCGGGAGTACCTGGTCTCGGGCCTGACCGCGCTGGGCGTCGAGGTACTGGGGGAGCCGCGAGGGCCTTTCGTGCTCGTCCGCCTTCCCGGTGCCGACGGTGTCCGGGAACGGTTGCGGGACAACGGGTTCGCCGTCCGGCGCGGGGACACCTTTCCTGGCCTGGACGCGCGGTACCTGCGGATCGCTGTCCGGGACCGGGAGACGGTGGACCGTTTCCTGGCGGCCTTGGCGTTGGAGGTTCGTTGA
- a CDS encoding adenosylcobinamide-GDP ribazoletransferase, whose amino-acid sequence MIADALKMAFGTLTTVRVPAPKLIDRRVAGGAMVLAPLAVVPLAAVASVIVYSGDLVGLPAFASAALAIGAVALGSRGLHLDGLADTADGLGASYDRERALEVMRRGDSGPTGIATLVLVLLVQVGALAGAISAGHGVAAAAIAVVAGRGVLSLCCAHGVPSARPEGLGATVAGSVPVWTAALVFAVLAGGAALVLPWRQGLIAVALGYLAASALLARCVQRLGGVTGDVLGGCVEVAVAGILVASSFCGV is encoded by the coding sequence TTGATCGCCGACGCGCTGAAGATGGCCTTCGGGACCCTGACCACGGTCCGGGTCCCGGCGCCGAAACTGATCGACCGGCGGGTGGCAGGCGGCGCGATGGTGCTCGCTCCGCTGGCCGTCGTTCCGCTCGCGGCGGTCGCTTCGGTGATCGTCTATTCAGGTGATCTCGTCGGCTTGCCCGCCTTCGCGTCGGCGGCGCTCGCGATCGGCGCGGTGGCGCTGGGCAGTCGCGGGCTCCATCTGGACGGGCTCGCCGACACGGCCGACGGCCTCGGCGCTTCCTACGATCGCGAACGGGCGCTGGAGGTCATGCGGCGCGGGGATTCCGGGCCGACCGGGATCGCGACCCTGGTGCTGGTGCTGCTCGTGCAGGTCGGCGCGCTGGCCGGGGCGATCTCGGCCGGGCACGGGGTCGCCGCGGCCGCGATCGCCGTCGTCGCCGGACGCGGTGTGCTCTCGCTGTGCTGTGCGCACGGTGTCCCCTCGGCCCGGCCGGAAGGGCTCGGCGCGACCGTCGCCGGTTCGGTGCCGGTGTGGACGGCCGCGCTGGTGTTCGCCGTGCTCGCCGGAGGGGCGGCGCTGGTGCTTCCGTGGCGGCAAGGGCTGATCGCGGTGGCGCTGGGATATCTGGCCGCGTCGGCGCTGCTGGCCCGGTGCGTCCAGCGGCTGGGCGGGGTCACCGGGGACGTGCTCGGCGGATGTGTCGAGGTGGCCGTCGCGGGGATTCTGGTCGCTTCGTCGTTCTGTGGGGTGTGA
- the cobT gene encoding nicotinate-nucleotide--dimethylbenzimidazole phosphoribosyltransferase, giving the protein MRIPAPDAAAEAAARVRLDGLVKPLGSLGRLEDLAAWLSAAHGTVPPRPLDDVRVVVFAGDHGVSAMSAYPREVTAAMVRVFLAGKSGVGVLAAQAGATVRALDIAVDWDGTDVPAEVTAHKVRRGSGSIDVEDALAEGEARAAFEHGLAIADEEIDGGADLLIPGDMGIGNTTICAAVVASVLGLAADDVVGTGTGIDEDGRARKVAVVEAALTRAGAVKDPFAVLTALGSACLAATAGFLVRAAARGVPVLLDGVFSGAAALVAREIAPGAERWWLAGHRSTEPSQAYALKALGLDPILDLGLRLGEGSGAVQAVPTLRAARAILADMGLLADLA; this is encoded by the coding sequence ATGCGTATCCCCGCCCCGGACGCCGCCGCCGAAGCCGCCGCGCGCGTCAGACTGGACGGCCTGGTCAAGCCGCTGGGTTCGCTCGGCAGGCTCGAGGACCTGGCCGCCTGGCTCAGCGCCGCGCACGGCACCGTCCCGCCGCGGCCGCTCGACGACGTCCGCGTGGTCGTGTTCGCCGGTGACCACGGGGTTTCCGCGATGTCGGCGTATCCGCGGGAGGTCACCGCGGCGATGGTCCGGGTGTTCCTGGCCGGGAAGAGCGGCGTCGGTGTGCTGGCCGCGCAGGCCGGGGCGACGGTGCGGGCGCTGGACATCGCCGTGGACTGGGACGGCACGGACGTGCCCGCCGAGGTCACCGCGCACAAGGTCCGGCGGGGGTCCGGTTCGATCGACGTCGAGGACGCGCTCGCCGAGGGCGAGGCGCGGGCGGCGTTCGAGCACGGGCTGGCGATCGCGGACGAGGAGATCGACGGCGGCGCGGATCTGCTCATCCCCGGCGACATGGGGATCGGCAACACGACGATCTGCGCGGCCGTGGTCGCATCGGTACTCGGCCTGGCGGCGGACGACGTCGTCGGCACCGGCACGGGGATCGACGAAGACGGTCGGGCGCGGAAGGTAGCGGTCGTCGAGGCCGCGCTGACCAGGGCAGGTGCGGTGAAGGACCCCTTCGCGGTGCTGACCGCTCTCGGCAGCGCCTGTCTCGCCGCGACGGCGGGCTTTCTCGTGCGCGCGGCGGCCCGCGGGGTGCCGGTGCTGCTCGACGGCGTGTTCTCGGGGGCCGCGGCGCTCGTCGCACGGGAGATCGCGCCGGGCGCCGAGCGGTGGTGGCTGGCCGGGCACCGGTCGACCGAACCGTCGCAGGCGTACGCCTTGAAGGCGCTCGGGCTGGACCCGATCCTCGACCTCGGGCTCCGGCTCGGCGAGGGCAGCGGCGCCGTGCAGGCGGTGCCGACGCTGAGGGCCGCGCGGGCGATTCTCGCGGACATGGGGCTGCTGGCGGATCTGGCTTGA
- a CDS encoding bifunctional adenosylcobinamide kinase/adenosylcobinamide-phosphate guanylyltransferase, which yields MTKLTHRLAGVLETLARALRRYSRDDGKVLILGGVRSGKSHHAEGLASRHPHLTYIAPGLPPSADDPEWAARVAAHRARRPSHWKTIETTDLATVLRTATHPLLIDCLGTWISRVLDEVGAWEQRQGWERRLDDRLEDFLAAWAQADVPVIAVSNEVGSGVVPATVSGRVFRDVLGALNNRVSAVSDRTVLVVAGRMLDLP from the coding sequence ATGACCAAGCTGACGCATCGCCTCGCGGGGGTTCTCGAGACCCTCGCGAGGGCACTTCGCCGTTACTCGCGCGACGACGGCAAGGTGCTGATATTGGGCGGCGTCCGCTCTGGGAAGTCACACCACGCCGAGGGCCTCGCGTCCCGCCACCCGCACCTGACCTACATCGCGCCCGGACTGCCGCCGAGCGCCGACGATCCCGAATGGGCGGCCAGGGTCGCCGCGCATCGCGCGCGACGGCCGTCCCACTGGAAGACGATCGAGACCACCGACCTGGCCACGGTGCTGCGCACGGCGACACATCCGCTGCTCATCGACTGCCTCGGCACCTGGATCAGCCGGGTGCTCGACGAGGTCGGCGCCTGGGAGCAGCGCCAGGGCTGGGAACGGCGGCTCGACGACCGGCTGGAGGACTTCCTGGCGGCGTGGGCGCAGGCCGACGTGCCGGTGATCGCGGTCAGCAACGAGGTCGGCAGCGGTGTGGTGCCCGCGACGGTGTCCGGGCGCGTGTTCCGTGATGTGCTGGGCGCGTTGAACAACCGGGTGTCCGCCGTATCCGACCGGACCGTGCTGGTCGTCGCCGGACGGATGCTGGACCTGCCTTAA
- a CDS encoding cobalamin biosynthesis protein, giving the protein MPLRQAATAAGLVTGYVADAVFGDPRRGHPVAGFGRAAQALEQRVWADSKARGAAYTAACAGTVTGLGVAAQFWTRKRPFARFALTAASTWVVLGGRGLAAEGTRMARLLDDGDLPAARRRLSHLCARDATDLDTEQLARATTESIAENTSDAVVAPLLWGAVAGIPGLLGYRALNTLDAMVGYRSPKYANFGWASARTDDLANLVPSRVGAALTVASAPLAGGFAKAAFRVWRRDGKHHPSPNAGQVEAAFAGALGVRLGGTNSYGGRTERRGVLGDGREPEPVDVRRAVRLSRAVGLAALAVAVAVTR; this is encoded by the coding sequence GTGCCACTCCGACAAGCCGCCACCGCAGCCGGACTCGTTACCGGTTACGTCGCCGACGCCGTCTTCGGAGATCCACGGCGCGGGCATCCCGTCGCCGGTTTCGGGCGCGCCGCGCAAGCCCTTGAGCAGCGGGTTTGGGCTGATTCGAAGGCGAGGGGAGCGGCGTACACCGCCGCCTGCGCCGGCACCGTCACCGGATTGGGTGTAGCGGCCCAGTTCTGGACCCGGAAGCGGCCTTTCGCGCGGTTCGCGCTCACCGCGGCGTCCACTTGGGTGGTTCTGGGCGGCCGGGGGCTCGCGGCCGAGGGCACGCGCATGGCCCGGCTGCTCGACGACGGTGACCTTCCCGCCGCGCGGCGGCGGCTGTCGCATCTGTGCGCCCGCGACGCCACCGATCTCGACACCGAGCAACTCGCGCGCGCCACCACCGAGTCGATCGCGGAGAACACTTCGGACGCCGTCGTCGCGCCGCTGCTGTGGGGAGCGGTCGCCGGGATCCCCGGTCTGCTGGGGTACCGGGCGCTCAACACGCTCGACGCGATGGTCGGCTACCGCTCGCCGAAGTACGCCAACTTCGGCTGGGCGTCGGCCAGGACGGACGACCTGGCGAATCTGGTTCCCTCCCGCGTCGGCGCGGCGCTGACCGTCGCTTCGGCGCCACTCGCGGGCGGCTTTGCCAAAGCCGCGTTCCGGGTCTGGCGCCGCGACGGGAAACATCATCCGAGTCCGAACGCGGGCCAGGTCGAGGCCGCTTTCGCGGGCGCGCTCGGGGTCCGGCTCGGCGGGACGAACAGCTACGGCGGCCGCACCGAACGCCGCGGTGTCCTCGGCGACGGCCGCGAACCGGAACCGGTGGACGTGCGCCGCGCTGTCCGGCTTTCGAGGGCTGTCGGCCTGGCCGCGCTCGCCGTCGCGGTCGCGGTCACCCGGTGA
- a CDS encoding cobyric acid synthase, with amino-acid sequence MSGLLVAGTTSDAGKSLVTAALCRWLARRGVRVAPFKSQNMSNNSMVCADGAEIGRAQWLQARAAGVEPEAAMNPVLLKPGSDRRSHVVALGKPFGTLEAGEYATGRAGLAEIAFDTFSTLRRRFDVVLCEGAGSPAEINLREGDYVNMGLARRFGLPVVVVGDIDRGGVMAAMFGTLALLSAEDQALVSGWLVNKFRGDVGLLRPGLETLEKLTGREVFGVLPWLDQVWIDSEDALAAAGWGASGGSLRIAVVRFPRASNATDVDALAAEPGVSVALTADPDTVLSADVVILPGSRATVDDLAWLRARGLADAVRTRAEAGRPVLGICGGYQMLAAEIEDDVESGAGTVPGLGLLPTRVSFSADKVLARPTGAWRGQAVEAYEIHHGAVTATGPAESFLDGYRQGAVWGTMWHGAFENDGFRRAWLGEVADWSPVDGAPGFGVLRESMLERLADAVELHVDTVGLMHLIEGGARPGLPFVPPGA; translated from the coding sequence GTGAGCGGCCTGCTCGTCGCGGGGACGACGTCGGACGCGGGCAAGAGCCTGGTCACCGCCGCGTTGTGCCGCTGGCTCGCGCGCCGGGGCGTCCGGGTCGCGCCGTTCAAGTCGCAGAACATGTCGAACAACTCGATGGTGTGCGCGGACGGTGCCGAGATCGGCCGCGCGCAATGGCTGCAGGCGCGGGCGGCCGGGGTCGAACCCGAGGCCGCGATGAACCCGGTCCTGCTCAAACCCGGCAGCGACCGCCGCAGTCACGTCGTCGCGCTCGGGAAACCGTTCGGCACGCTGGAGGCGGGGGAGTACGCGACAGGCAGGGCAGGGCTCGCGGAGATCGCCTTCGACACATTCTCCACGCTGCGACGCCGCTTCGACGTCGTGCTGTGCGAAGGCGCGGGCAGTCCGGCCGAGATCAACCTGCGCGAAGGCGACTACGTCAACATGGGGCTGGCACGGCGCTTCGGCCTGCCCGTGGTCGTCGTCGGCGACATCGACCGCGGCGGCGTCATGGCCGCGATGTTCGGCACCCTCGCTCTCCTGTCTGCGGAGGACCAAGCGCTGGTTTCGGGCTGGCTGGTCAACAAGTTCCGCGGCGACGTCGGCCTGCTGCGGCCGGGACTGGAGACACTGGAGAAACTCACCGGCCGCGAGGTCTTCGGCGTGCTGCCCTGGCTCGACCAGGTGTGGATCGACTCGGAGGACGCGCTGGCCGCCGCGGGCTGGGGTGCTTCGGGCGGATCCCTGCGGATCGCCGTCGTGCGTTTTCCGCGTGCCTCCAACGCGACCGACGTCGACGCGCTCGCCGCCGAGCCCGGTGTCTCGGTCGCGCTGACGGCCGATCCGGACACGGTCCTGTCCGCCGACGTGGTGATCCTGCCGGGGTCCCGCGCCACTGTGGACGACCTGGCGTGGCTGCGTGCCCGCGGTCTGGCGGACGCCGTGCGGACGCGCGCCGAAGCGGGCCGTCCGGTACTGGGGATCTGCGGCGGCTATCAGATGCTGGCCGCCGAGATCGAGGACGACGTCGAATCCGGCGCCGGGACGGTCCCCGGTCTCGGCCTGCTGCCGACCCGTGTCTCGTTCAGCGCGGACAAGGTACTGGCCCGTCCCACGGGTGCGTGGCGAGGCCAGGCTGTCGAGGCGTACGAAATCCACCACGGCGCCGTGACGGCCACCGGCCCCGCCGAGTCCTTTTTGGACGGCTACCGGCAGGGTGCGGTGTGGGGCACGATGTGGCACGGCGCCTTCGAGAACGACGGTTTCCGCCGCGCCTGGCTGGGCGAGGTCGCGGACTGGTCACCGGTCGACGGTGCTCCTGGTTTCGGCGTGCTCCGGGAGAGCATGCTGGAACGGCTCGCCGACGCTGTCGAGCTCCACGTCGACACCGTGGGTCTCATGCACTTGATCGAGGGTGGCGCTCGGCCCGGCCTGCCCTTCGTCCCACCCGGTGCCTGA
- a CDS encoding SDR family NAD(P)-dependent oxidoreductase, with protein sequence MRTWFITGVSRGFGRLIAEHALKAGDNVVGTARRPESLDDLVAASESRLVVLPLDVTDRTSVFTTVEEAAEVFGRIDVVVNNAGFGLMGAVEEIGEDDARAIMETNFFGALWVTQAVLPVLRKQGAGRILQMSSVSGLMAVPTMGLYNASKFALEGFSDALAQEVDGFGIHVTLVEPRIYATDFMGASLKISPANPAYDPVRAALMAKYADGVPGDPVKVAEAVLDLVASDAPPRRLLLGDGDFDVIMELHRDRVAEWRSWEPVSRAAG encoded by the coding sequence ATGCGTACTTGGTTCATCACCGGCGTCAGCCGCGGGTTCGGTCGCCTCATCGCCGAGCACGCGCTCAAGGCGGGGGACAATGTCGTGGGCACGGCGCGCCGCCCCGAGTCACTGGATGATCTGGTGGCGGCGAGCGAAAGCAGATTGGTCGTACTGCCACTCGACGTCACGGACAGGACTTCGGTCTTCACGACGGTCGAGGAGGCCGCCGAAGTGTTCGGGCGGATCGACGTCGTCGTCAACAACGCGGGCTTCGGCCTGATGGGCGCGGTCGAAGAGATCGGCGAGGACGACGCGCGGGCCATCATGGAGACGAACTTCTTCGGCGCACTGTGGGTCACCCAAGCCGTGCTTCCGGTGCTGCGGAAACAGGGGGCGGGCCGGATCCTGCAGATGTCGAGCGTGAGCGGCCTGATGGCCGTGCCGACCATGGGCCTCTACAACGCGAGCAAGTTCGCGCTCGAAGGCTTCAGTGACGCGCTCGCGCAGGAGGTCGACGGCTTCGGGATCCACGTGACCCTGGTCGAGCCGCGGATCTACGCCACCGACTTCATGGGCGCCAGTCTCAAGATCTCACCGGCGAACCCCGCTTACGATCCGGTTCGCGCGGCCCTGATGGCCAAGTACGCCGACGGTGTCCCCGGAGACCCGGTGAAGGTCGCCGAGGCCGTCCTCGACCTGGTGGCCAGTGACGCGCCGCCCCGCCGCCTGTTGCTCGGCGACGGGGACTTCGACGTCATCATGGAACTGCACCGGGACCGCGTCGCGGAATGGCGCTCGTGGGAGCCGGTCAGCCGGGCTGCGGGCTAG